In Brevibacillus brevis, a genomic segment contains:
- the tadA gene encoding tRNA adenosine(34) deaminase TadA, producing the protein MGLEQEQYTQHEVYMKAAMEEAAKAAALGEVPIGAVIVRGGEIVGRGYNLRETQKDPTLHAEMIAIREASERLGGWRLIGCTLYVTLEPCPMCAGAIVQSRIEQVVYGARDPKAGCAGTLMNLLEEPRFNHQVPVVEGVLGEECGQMLKDFFRALRQKRQTNGD; encoded by the coding sequence ATGGGACTGGAACAAGAGCAGTATACGCAGCATGAAGTTTACATGAAAGCAGCCATGGAAGAAGCGGCAAAAGCGGCCGCGCTCGGAGAAGTGCCGATCGGAGCCGTCATCGTGCGCGGCGGGGAAATCGTCGGCCGTGGCTACAATCTGCGGGAGACGCAAAAGGATCCTACGCTGCATGCGGAAATGATCGCCATCCGCGAAGCCAGCGAGCGGCTCGGGGGATGGCGGCTGATCGGCTGTACGCTGTACGTGACCCTCGAGCCTTGCCCGATGTGCGCGGGTGCCATCGTGCAGAGCAGGATCGAGCAGGTCGTGTACGGAGCGCGCGATCCCAAAGCAGGATGCGCCGGCACGTTGATGAACCTGCTGGAAGAGCCCCGTTTTAACCACCAGGTCCCTGTCGTGGAGGGGGTTCTTGGGGAGGAATGCGGACAAATGCTGAAGGACTTCTTCCGAGCCTTGCGCCAAAAGCGGCAGACAAACGGTGACTGA
- a CDS encoding pseudouridine synthase, with product MKRERLDKVLANMGLGTRKEVKALVKQRLVVVDGEVATDPGMHVIAEEQEIVVDGEPLNFKRWVYVMMNKPPGVVSATEDNLHETVVDLLPYEWAIKVHPVGRLDIDTEGLLLLTNDGQLSHNLLSPKKKVDKEYFARIDGRVTERHVEEFAKGVELEDFTTLPAKLEILSSGDTSEIRVTIMEGKFHQVKRMFAAFDLNVTYLQRIRMGPLHLDPALKPGEYRELTEEELDMLQNQR from the coding sequence ATGAAACGTGAGCGTTTGGATAAAGTGCTTGCCAATATGGGACTGGGCACACGCAAGGAAGTGAAGGCCCTGGTCAAGCAGCGGCTGGTCGTCGTCGATGGCGAGGTCGCTACCGATCCCGGCATGCACGTGATCGCGGAGGAACAGGAGATCGTCGTAGACGGAGAGCCATTGAACTTCAAACGTTGGGTCTATGTCATGATGAACAAGCCGCCGGGAGTGGTCTCTGCTACGGAGGACAACCTCCACGAGACCGTCGTGGACCTCTTGCCTTATGAATGGGCAATCAAGGTGCATCCGGTCGGACGGCTCGATATTGATACGGAAGGACTCTTGCTGTTGACCAATGATGGACAGCTGTCGCATAACCTGCTGTCTCCAAAGAAAAAGGTCGACAAGGAGTATTTCGCCCGCATCGATGGCCGGGTAACGGAGCGCCATGTCGAGGAATTCGCCAAAGGAGTGGAGCTGGAGGATTTCACGACTTTGCCTGCCAAGCTGGAGATCCTCTCGTCAGGCGACACCTCCGAGATCCGCGTCACGATCATGGAAGGCAAGTTCCATCAGGTAAAGCGCATGTTTGCCGCTTTCGATCTGAACGTGACCTACCTGCAGCGCATCCGCATGGGCCCTCTGCATCTCGACCCCGCTCTCAAGCCGGGTGAATACCGCGAGCTGACCGAGGAAGAGCTGGACATGCTGCAAAACCAGCGGTAA
- a CDS encoding sulfurtransferase TusA family protein — MTARQTISADQVLDCKGLACPMPIVRTKKAIDALLPGQVIEVQATDKGSLADMQGWAKNTGHQYLGTVHEGEVLRHFLRKANDGETKEETKFPHTISNEELAYKLEKREPIVVLDVREPAEYAFQRIPASISIPLGVLEERIGELNPEDEIVVVCRSGNRSDLACRLLAEKGFTRVKNVVPGMAGWTGPTESQQ; from the coding sequence ATGACAGCAAGACAGACGATTTCGGCCGATCAAGTATTGGATTGCAAAGGGCTTGCCTGTCCGATGCCGATCGTTCGGACGAAGAAGGCTATAGACGCGCTGCTGCCAGGGCAGGTGATCGAGGTACAGGCGACGGACAAGGGTTCGCTGGCCGACATGCAAGGCTGGGCCAAAAACACGGGACATCAGTATCTGGGGACTGTTCACGAAGGAGAGGTGCTCAGGCATTTTCTCCGCAAGGCCAATGACGGGGAGACCAAGGAGGAAACGAAATTTCCTCATACGATCTCCAATGAAGAGCTGGCGTACAAGCTGGAAAAGCGGGAGCCAATCGTCGTCCTGGATGTAAGGGAACCGGCGGAATATGCGTTTCAGCGCATTCCTGCGTCAATTTCAATACCTCTGGGGGTATTGGAGGAGCGGATTGGGGAATTGAACCCGGAAGATGAGATCGTTGTCGTGTGCCGCTCCGGCAATCGCAGTGACCTGGCTTGCCGCTTGCTCGCGGAAAAAGGCTTCACCCGAGTCAAAAATGTCGTTCCCGGAATGGCAGGATGGACAGGACCGACAGAAAGCCAACAATAA
- a CDS encoding MBL fold metallo-hydrolase produces the protein MNQQQTALHPMTPHELTQILFQKQPLFILDVRNESDFRDWKIEGHHVDIINVPYFELMDGVERVLDKIPAGQKVLVVCAKEGSSIFVAEKLLEAGIPNVHYLQGGMRAWSEHLEPVKVGDLRGGGELYQFVRIGKGCLSYMVVSDGKAAVIDTLRMTDVYTEFAGKLGVSIVHTLDTHLHADHISGGRMLAEQTGATYWLPEKDAEEVQFPYEKLEEGRDIRIGSSTLSIHPIYSPGHTIGSTSIILDDTYLLTGDILFVASIGRPDLAGKAEDWVGDLRNTLYNRFKGLPMNLIVLPAHFGSYIELGEGGKVSARLGDLFANNPGLQMKDESEFRRAVTENLPPQPHAYQEIRQTNMGKITPDAEQQHEMEIGPNRCAVHEQA, from the coding sequence ATGAACCAACAACAAACGGCTTTGCATCCGATGACACCACACGAACTGACGCAAATACTGTTTCAAAAACAGCCGTTGTTCATCCTGGATGTGCGGAATGAGAGCGATTTTCGTGATTGGAAGATCGAAGGCCATCACGTCGATATCATCAATGTCCCTTACTTTGAGCTGATGGACGGAGTCGAGCGGGTTTTGGACAAAATTCCTGCAGGGCAAAAGGTGTTGGTCGTTTGCGCCAAGGAAGGGTCGTCGATCTTCGTGGCGGAAAAGCTCCTCGAAGCGGGTATCCCCAATGTGCATTACTTGCAGGGCGGCATGAGGGCATGGAGCGAGCACCTGGAACCCGTGAAGGTAGGGGACCTCCGTGGGGGAGGAGAACTGTACCAATTTGTGCGGATCGGAAAAGGCTGCCTGTCCTACATGGTGGTATCAGACGGAAAAGCAGCGGTGATCGACACGCTGCGCATGACCGATGTGTACACGGAATTTGCCGGGAAGCTCGGTGTCTCGATCGTGCACACGCTGGACACGCACCTGCACGCCGACCACATTTCAGGCGGGAGAATGCTGGCAGAGCAAACAGGAGCTACGTACTGGCTTCCGGAAAAGGATGCGGAAGAAGTGCAGTTCCCGTATGAGAAACTGGAGGAAGGCCGGGACATTCGGATTGGAAGCTCGACGCTCTCCATTCACCCCATCTATTCCCCGGGTCATACCATTGGGAGTACATCGATCATCCTGGACGATACGTACTTGCTTACTGGAGACATTCTGTTCGTAGCCTCGATCGGACGACCGGATCTGGCAGGTAAAGCGGAAGATTGGGTGGGAGATCTGCGCAATACTTTGTATAATCGATTCAAGGGACTCCCGATGAACCTGATCGTCCTGCCCGCCCACTTTGGCAGCTATATCGAGCTGGGCGAGGGAGGAAAAGTATCCGCCCGATTGGGTGACCTGTTCGCCAACAATCCCGGTCTGCAAATGAAGGACGAAAGCGAGTTCCGCAGGGCGGTGACGGAAAACCTGCCGCCGCAGCCCCATGCGTACCAGGAAATTCGTCAAACCAACATGGGAAAAATAACGCCGGATGCCGAGCAGCAGCACGAAATGGAAATCGGTCCAAATCGCTGCGCGGTGCATGAGCAGGCGTAA
- a CDS encoding sulfurtransferase TusA family protein, whose product MADIIVDTKGMACPMPIVKAKKALDSLAPGQTMEVLSTDKGSLNDFQAWVKQTKNELVAQEEENGVYKFLVKKL is encoded by the coding sequence ATGGCGGATATCATTGTAGATACAAAAGGAATGGCATGCCCCATGCCGATCGTCAAAGCAAAAAAAGCACTGGATAGCCTGGCACCTGGCCAAACCATGGAGGTGCTTTCCACGGATAAAGGCTCGCTCAACGATTTTCAGGCGTGGGTCAAACAAACCAAGAATGAACTGGTAGCCCAGGAGGAGGAAAACGGGGTCTACAAGTTTTTGGTCAAAAAATTGTAA
- a CDS encoding sulfite exporter TauE/SafE family protein — MDAPLFVLMLLLGLVGSFFSGLLGIGGAIINYPLLLFVPDWLGVGHFTAQEVSSISMFQVFFSSLSGVLAFRRKNGKSSPQIHKGLVKDMGISILLGSLLGGVTSKYLSASSINLVYGILAIVAVVLMLMKNRANEESVKDVAYNRSIAIPSAFLVGTVSGIVGAGGAFILIPIMLTVLRIPTRVTIASSLAIVFISAIGGVAGKLTAGHIPLWPVLFTVIGSVIGAPLGSRISAKINVNVLRYGLLVLICATAIKIWSDIL, encoded by the coding sequence ATGGACGCACCATTGTTTGTACTAATGCTTTTGTTGGGATTGGTCGGCTCGTTCTTTTCCGGCCTGCTCGGCATAGGCGGAGCGATCATCAACTATCCGTTGCTGCTCTTCGTGCCGGATTGGCTGGGGGTCGGCCACTTCACCGCGCAGGAAGTGTCGTCGATTTCCATGTTCCAGGTGTTTTTTTCCTCGCTGTCAGGGGTGCTGGCCTTCCGCAGGAAAAACGGAAAAAGCTCGCCGCAGATTCACAAAGGTCTGGTGAAAGACATGGGGATCAGCATCCTTTTGGGCAGCCTGCTTGGCGGGGTCACCTCGAAGTACTTGTCGGCAAGCAGCATCAATCTGGTCTACGGCATTTTGGCTATTGTGGCCGTCGTCCTGATGCTGATGAAAAACAGAGCGAATGAAGAGAGCGTGAAGGATGTCGCCTACAACCGGAGCATCGCCATTCCTTCTGCGTTTCTCGTCGGGACGGTGTCCGGAATCGTGGGGGCAGGGGGAGCTTTTATACTCATCCCCATCATGCTGACCGTGCTAAGGATTCCGACGAGGGTGACAATCGCCTCTTCATTGGCCATTGTATTCATTTCCGCCATCGGTGGTGTAGCAGGAAAGCTGACGGCAGGACATATTCCGCTTTGGCCTGTGCTGTTCACGGTGATTGGCAGCGTGATCGGCGCACCGCTCGGGAGCCGCATCAGCGCCAAAATTAACGTAAACGTCTTGCGTTACGGCTTGCTGGTTCTGATCTGTGCGACCGCGATCAAAATTTGGAGTGACATCTTGTAA
- a CDS encoding DsrE/DsrF/DrsH-like family protein, translated as MDTQKEKTTIVLFSGDLDKAIAAFIIANGAAAYDHDVTIFFTFWGLNTMRKDEIVKTNKGFLEKAFGWMMPRGAKRLGLSKMNMLGMGPKMIKHVMKKHNALTLPQLIELAQEQGVKLVACTMTMDLLGLKQEELVDGMEFAGVAAYLGDATQAKVNLFI; from the coding sequence ATGGATACGCAAAAAGAAAAAACGACCATCGTCCTGTTCAGCGGAGATCTGGACAAAGCCATCGCCGCCTTCATCATCGCAAACGGCGCGGCAGCCTACGATCATGATGTCACGATCTTCTTTACCTTTTGGGGATTGAACACCATGCGCAAAGACGAAATCGTGAAAACAAACAAAGGATTTTTGGAAAAGGCGTTTGGCTGGATGATGCCTCGAGGGGCGAAACGGCTCGGATTGTCCAAGATGAACATGCTGGGGATGGGACCGAAAATGATCAAGCACGTCATGAAGAAGCACAACGCCCTGACGCTGCCGCAGCTGATCGAGCTGGCTCAGGAGCAGGGAGTGAAGCTGGTAGCTTGTACGATGACGATGGATCTGCTGGGGCTCAAGCAGGAAGAGCTGGTCGACGGCATGGAGTTCGCCGGTGTAGCGGCTTACTTGGGAGATGCCACACAGGCCAAAGTGAATTTGTTTATTTAA
- a CDS encoding metal-sensitive transcriptional regulator — MDYNYGDDIKKRLRRIEGQVRGVLKMMDEQKNCKDVVAQLSAVRNATDRAIAQIVAENLQRCLLDEQASGGDPGKMVKEAVELLVKSR; from the coding sequence ATGGATTACAACTACGGTGATGATATCAAAAAGCGGCTGCGCAGAATCGAGGGACAGGTTCGCGGAGTTTTGAAAATGATGGATGAGCAGAAGAACTGCAAGGATGTTGTCGCCCAACTGTCAGCTGTGCGCAATGCGACAGATAGAGCGATCGCGCAGATCGTGGCGGAAAATCTCCAACGCTGCTTGCTGGACGAGCAGGCATCGGGCGGGGACCCCGGCAAAATGGTCAAGGAAGCGGTGGAGCTGCTGGTAAAAAGCCGCTGA
- a CDS encoding biotin/lipoyl-containing protein, which produces MALKYDVVSPIAGTITRIRFLPGGRVEEGEVLFTLDQAGKSVDILSPVSGYADGLEVEQGEVVIAGMILAAIRYID; this is translated from the coding sequence TTGGCTTTAAAGTATGACGTCGTATCCCCTATCGCTGGGACGATCACCCGTATCCGCTTCCTTCCAGGGGGACGGGTGGAGGAGGGCGAAGTGCTTTTCACGCTGGATCAGGCAGGCAAGTCGGTGGACATCCTCTCGCCTGTGAGCGGCTATGCAGACGGGCTGGAGGTGGAGCAAGGAGAAGTGGTGATCGCAGGGATGATTTTGGCGGCGATCAGGTACATAGACTGA
- a CDS encoding sigma 54-interacting transcriptional regulator: MASKWLVRKAYTVSFESSANDLWNIMSRFNERYVFVTDATQDGSIVAYIRNTDIMPFLDDPDWLKRQVRQLPFHTNLTFFQQEADMLDFFKVFGEEVVVIQNREGKTEGYLHREDILYYLLTSQSSHTDWIRSLLNSIPMGIVIADVHGRIENFSSEVLRMMRITPEELRRQRAGELLDPALFLKVVEHGETILNHIIVNDRIGVLADFGPIRNQHGNVTGAIIVLQDLPFIEKMAMEMAYVKNLNTDLQGILSSIYDEILVLDENGVLLRYSGNLIKDFWEIDKEQLIGLNLMELEHEGTFFSAIVKMVIERKRKVSVTQESRSGKNVLAVGNPIFDDKGKLERIVIALRDVTETMLLKEELLQAKKMSEKYKKELEHLRDQKQYGKSRQLIYASEQIEKVMKYIHKIAGTSSTVLLTGESGVGKEVFARTIYELGARSSKPFVKVNCGAIPETLLESELFGYEKGAFTGANSNGKPGYFRMAHKGVLFLDEIGEMPLNLQVKLLRVLQEREIIPVGGSEVVEVDVQIIAATNKNLEKMVEEGTFREDLYYRLNVIPVAIPPLRDRPEDIPLIGLHFLQTFNEKYQRNAQLSQDALDLLESYSWPGNVRELQNIIERLVVTADEDLIEAHHITPLLKKGKKQYLKQRLTKIMPLKEATRAMEEQLIKMAMDEYKTTSMAAKMLGVSQSTISRKYQEIQEKLSRGEQIGFKV, translated from the coding sequence ATGGCTTCAAAATGGCTTGTCAGAAAAGCGTATACCGTATCGTTTGAATCTTCCGCCAACGATTTATGGAACATCATGTCCCGGTTCAACGAGCGTTACGTGTTTGTCACGGATGCCACGCAAGACGGCAGCATCGTTGCCTACATAAGAAATACCGACATCATGCCGTTCCTCGACGATCCGGACTGGCTCAAACGGCAAGTGCGGCAGCTGCCGTTTCACACCAACCTGACGTTTTTTCAGCAGGAAGCGGACATGCTCGATTTTTTCAAAGTATTCGGCGAGGAAGTCGTCGTCATCCAGAACCGGGAAGGCAAGACAGAAGGATATCTTCATCGGGAAGACATTCTCTACTATTTGCTGACGAGCCAATCGTCCCATACCGACTGGATCCGTTCGCTGCTCAATTCCATTCCGATGGGCATCGTCATCGCCGACGTGCACGGGCGCATCGAAAACTTCAGCTCCGAGGTGCTGCGGATGATGCGCATCACTCCGGAAGAACTGCGGCGGCAGCGGGCGGGGGAATTGCTCGATCCGGCTCTGTTCCTGAAGGTCGTAGAACACGGCGAGACCATCCTCAACCACATCATCGTCAACGATCGCATCGGCGTCCTTGCCGACTTCGGTCCGATCCGCAACCAGCACGGCAACGTCACGGGAGCGATCATCGTGCTCCAGGACCTGCCGTTTATTGAAAAAATGGCGATGGAGATGGCGTACGTCAAAAATTTGAATACGGACCTGCAAGGAATATTGTCCTCCATCTACGATGAGATCCTGGTTCTGGATGAAAACGGCGTTTTGCTTCGCTACAGCGGCAATTTAATCAAGGACTTCTGGGAGATCGACAAAGAACAGCTGATCGGCCTCAACCTGATGGAGCTGGAGCACGAGGGCACTTTTTTCTCCGCTATCGTAAAAATGGTGATCGAGCGCAAGCGCAAGGTGTCGGTCACCCAGGAAAGCCGCTCTGGCAAGAATGTTTTGGCCGTCGGCAACCCCATTTTCGACGACAAGGGCAAGCTGGAGCGCATCGTCATCGCTCTTCGCGACGTGACCGAAACGATGCTGCTGAAGGAAGAGCTGCTCCAGGCCAAAAAAATGTCCGAAAAATACAAAAAAGAACTGGAGCACCTGCGCGACCAGAAACAATACGGCAAAAGCCGGCAGCTGATCTACGCAAGCGAGCAGATCGAGAAAGTGATGAAGTACATCCACAAGATCGCCGGCACGTCCTCGACCGTCCTGTTGACCGGAGAATCAGGGGTGGGCAAAGAGGTGTTTGCCCGGACGATCTACGAGCTGGGGGCCCGCAGCAGCAAGCCGTTCGTCAAAGTCAACTGCGGGGCCATCCCCGAGACGCTCCTGGAAAGCGAACTGTTCGGCTACGAGAAAGGAGCCTTTACCGGGGCGAATTCCAACGGAAAGCCCGGATATTTCCGGATGGCGCACAAAGGCGTCCTGTTTTTGGACGAGATCGGCGAGATGCCGCTCAATCTTCAAGTGAAGCTCCTGCGGGTGCTGCAGGAGAGGGAGATCATCCCGGTCGGGGGCTCGGAGGTCGTCGAGGTCGATGTGCAAATTATCGCCGCCACCAACAAGAACCTCGAGAAAATGGTGGAAGAGGGTACATTCCGCGAAGACCTGTACTACCGGCTGAACGTCATCCCCGTCGCGATTCCACCGCTGCGCGACCGGCCCGAGGACATCCCGCTGATCGGCCTCCACTTTTTGCAAACGTTTAACGAGAAGTACCAGCGGAACGCGCAGCTGTCCCAGGACGCCCTGGACTTGCTCGAGTCCTACTCCTGGCCGGGCAACGTCCGCGAGCTGCAAAACATCATCGAGCGGCTCGTCGTGACCGCCGACGAAGATTTGATTGAGGCTCACCACATCACCCCTTTGCTGAAAAAAGGGAAGAAACAGTATTTGAAGCAGCGCCTGACCAAGATCATGCCGCTGAAGGAAGCGACGAGGGCAATGGAGGAGCAGTTGATCAAGATGGCGATGGACGAGTATAAAACGACCTCCATGGCAGCCAAAATGCTGGGTGTCAGCCAGTCCACCATTAGCCGCAAGTATCAGGAAATCCAAGAGAAACTAAGTCGGGGTGAGCAGATTGGCTTTAAAGTATGA
- a CDS encoding putrescine aminotransferase has protein sequence MSKAVESVNVKEQYKDVYEYTKQVLDLIAKEEITKEEAEWVTRQTVDNFRDHVNPGFLGYRKSVTKDGQFAAVEWKDAGPNSFMDVNGKVYIDCLGGFGIYNVGHRHPKVVEAVINQLNRQPLHSQDLLDPLRAMLAKILADITPGDLKYAYFANSGTETVEAAIKLAKMHTGRTSFIATTKAFHGKSLGSLSATAKGVFRKPFLPMIPGFRHVHFGDIEMMRKTFEACALVGEEIAGVILEPIQGEGGVNLPPDDYLKQVRELCDQYGALLILDEVQTGMGRTGKMFCCEHYGVVPDILCLAKAFGGGIMPAGAVVATEEVFKSFFPNPFVQTTTFGGNPLACAAAIATFNVLIEENLLDRCTEMGEYMLKGLREAAAAHSDKVMEVRGKGLLIGIEFHSDEIGYEVSKGLFDNGVLVAGTLINAKTIRIEPPLTITYEEADRVIETFRNVLPQIKL, from the coding sequence ATGAGTAAAGCTGTGGAGAGTGTGAACGTAAAAGAACAATATAAAGACGTGTACGAATATACGAAGCAGGTCCTCGACCTCATTGCAAAGGAAGAGATCACCAAGGAAGAGGCGGAGTGGGTCACCCGCCAAACCGTGGACAATTTCCGCGACCACGTCAATCCCGGCTTCCTCGGCTACCGCAAGTCGGTGACCAAGGACGGCCAGTTCGCTGCCGTCGAGTGGAAAGACGCCGGCCCCAACTCGTTCATGGACGTAAATGGCAAGGTGTACATTGACTGCCTGGGCGGCTTCGGGATCTACAACGTCGGCCACCGCCATCCGAAAGTAGTCGAGGCAGTCATCAATCAGCTCAATCGTCAGCCGCTGCACAGCCAGGATTTGCTCGACCCGCTGCGCGCCATGCTTGCCAAAATTCTCGCCGACATCACTCCAGGCGACCTGAAATACGCCTACTTCGCCAACAGCGGGACGGAGACGGTGGAAGCAGCCATCAAGCTGGCGAAAATGCACACAGGCCGCACGAGCTTCATCGCGACGACCAAAGCCTTCCACGGCAAGAGCTTGGGCTCCCTGTCCGCCACGGCCAAAGGCGTGTTCCGCAAGCCGTTTTTGCCGATGATTCCGGGCTTCCGCCACGTGCACTTCGGCGACATTGAAATGATGCGCAAAACGTTCGAGGCTTGCGCGCTCGTCGGCGAAGAGATCGCCGGGGTCATCCTGGAGCCCATCCAGGGAGAAGGCGGGGTCAACCTGCCGCCTGACGACTACCTCAAGCAGGTGCGCGAGCTGTGCGACCAGTACGGCGCTCTGCTGATCCTCGACGAAGTCCAGACCGGCATGGGCCGCACCGGCAAAATGTTTTGCTGCGAGCACTACGGCGTCGTCCCGGACATCCTCTGCCTGGCAAAAGCGTTTGGCGGCGGCATCATGCCGGCGGGCGCTGTCGTGGCGACCGAAGAAGTGTTCAAGAGCTTCTTTCCCAATCCGTTCGTCCAGACGACCACCTTTGGCGGCAATCCGCTGGCGTGTGCGGCGGCAATCGCGACGTTCAACGTCCTGATCGAAGAAAACCTGCTCGACCGCTGCACGGAAATGGGCGAATACATGCTGAAAGGCTTGCGCGAAGCAGCAGCTGCCCACAGCGACAAAGTGATGGAAGTGCGCGGTAAAGGTCTGTTGATCGGCATCGAGTTCCACAGCGACGAAATTGGCTATGAGGTGTCCAAAGGCTTGTTCGACAACGGCGTGCTCGTCGCCGGTACACTCATCAACGCCAAAACGATCCGGATCGAACCGCCGCTCACGATTACGTACGAAGAAGCGGACCGGGTCATCGAAACGTTCCGAAACGTGCTGCCGCAAATTAAGCTGTAA
- a CDS encoding aldehyde dehydrogenase family protein: MLNLKMYINGEWVDAQSKKTREIVNPANGEGIALSAEGDVADARHAIQVAREAFDSGIWSDLPAAERARYLLAIADKLEQRAEEIGRLETLDNGKPLRETAFDVADAAACFRYYAGMVTKPDGQTYHVADPVQAMVVREPVGVCGLITPWNYPLLMGVWKIAPALAAGNTIVFKPSEVTPVTAIKLFEIIEEVGIPKGVANLVLGPGQTVGNELAESHLVDKISFTGGTVTGRSIMKAATGNIKKISLELGGKSPNIVFADADFETAVDYALFGIFANQGQVCSAGSRLLLEDSIHDRFVERLVERAKKIRVGPGDDPATEMGPLVSQAHMEKVLHYIELGKAEGARLVCGGNRITASGLEKGFFVEPTIFTDTTPSMRIVQEEIFGPVLAIQRFRDEADAIRIANDTVYGLAGGVFTQDGAKAMRVIKKLRAGITWINCYHPTYNEAPWGGYKQSGIGRGLGTYGFEEYTEVKQININLAVQPTGWFEN; the protein is encoded by the coding sequence ATGTTGAACCTGAAGATGTACATCAACGGGGAATGGGTCGACGCGCAAAGCAAAAAGACCCGCGAGATTGTGAATCCCGCAAATGGAGAAGGAATCGCCCTGTCGGCAGAAGGTGACGTCGCCGATGCCCGTCACGCGATCCAAGTCGCGCGGGAGGCGTTTGACAGTGGAATCTGGTCCGACCTGCCGGCAGCCGAGCGCGCCCGTTACCTGCTGGCCATCGCCGACAAGCTCGAGCAGCGTGCGGAGGAAATCGGACGACTGGAAACGCTGGACAATGGAAAACCGCTTCGGGAAACCGCCTTTGACGTCGCGGACGCGGCAGCCTGCTTTCGTTACTACGCCGGCATGGTCACCAAGCCGGACGGCCAGACGTACCACGTCGCCGATCCCGTGCAGGCGATGGTCGTCCGAGAGCCTGTCGGCGTCTGCGGCCTGATCACGCCGTGGAACTATCCGCTGCTGATGGGCGTGTGGAAAATCGCTCCGGCGCTCGCGGCAGGCAATACAATCGTCTTCAAGCCGTCGGAAGTGACCCCGGTCACCGCGATCAAACTGTTCGAAATCATCGAGGAAGTCGGCATCCCGAAAGGCGTCGCCAACCTCGTACTGGGCCCTGGTCAGACTGTCGGCAACGAGCTGGCGGAAAGCCACCTCGTCGACAAAATCTCGTTTACCGGCGGCACCGTGACCGGGCGCAGCATCATGAAAGCGGCTACAGGCAACATCAAAAAAATCTCGCTTGAGCTGGGCGGCAAATCCCCCAATATCGTTTTTGCCGACGCCGACTTCGAGACAGCCGTCGATTATGCGCTCTTCGGCATTTTCGCCAACCAGGGCCAGGTCTGCTCTGCGGGATCCCGGCTGCTGCTGGAAGACAGTATCCACGACCGGTTCGTGGAGCGGCTGGTGGAACGAGCGAAAAAAATTCGCGTCGGCCCTGGAGACGATCCGGCGACCGAGATGGGGCCGCTCGTCAGCCAGGCGCACATGGAAAAGGTGCTGCACTACATTGAGCTGGGCAAGGCGGAAGGCGCTCGCCTCGTATGCGGCGGCAACCGCATCACCGCAAGCGGACTGGAAAAAGGATTCTTCGTCGAGCCAACCATTTTCACCGACACCACACCTTCCATGCGAATTGTCCAGGAAGAGATCTTCGGGCCGGTCCTGGCCATCCAGCGCTTCCGCGACGAGGCCGACGCGATCCGCATCGCCAACGACACGGTATACGGTCTGGCTGGCGGTGTCTTCACCCAGGACGGGGCCAAGGCGATGCGCGTCATCAAGAAGCTGCGCGCGGGCATCACCTGGATCAACTGTTACCATCCGACTTACAACGAAGCCCCTTGGGGCGGCTACAAGCAGAGCGGGATCGGCCGCGGGCTGGGCACGTACGGCTTCGAGGAGTACACCGAAGTGAAGCAAATCAACATCAACCTGGCAGTTCAGCCGACGGGCTGGTTCGAAAATTAA